One window of Camelina sativa cultivar DH55 chromosome 4, Cs, whole genome shotgun sequence genomic DNA carries:
- the LOC104780689 gene encoding glutamate-1-semialdehyde 2,1-aminomutase 2, chloroplastic — protein MAATLTGSGIALGFSCSPKFSKRPSSSSSNRRCIKMSVSIEEKTKNFTLQKSEEAFNAAKNLMPGGVNSPVRAFKSVGGQPVVMDSAKGSRLRDIDGNEYVDYVGSWGPAIIGHADDEVLAALAETMKKGTSFGAPCLLENVLAEMVISAVPSIEMVRFVNSGTEACMGVLRLARAFTGKEKFIKFEGCYHGHANSFLVKAGSGVATLGLPDSPGVPKSATSDTLTAPYNDIAAVEKLFEANKGEIGAIILEPVVGNSGFITPKPEFINGLRQISKDNGALLIFDEVMTGFRLAYGGAQEYFGITPDLTTLGKIIGGGLPVGAYGGRRDIMEMVAPAGPMYQAGTLSGNPLAMTAGIHTLKRLSQPGTYEYLDKITKELTSGILEAGKKTGHAMCGGYISGMFGFFFTEGPVYDFSDAKKSDTEKFGKFFRGMLEEGVYLAPSQFEAGFTSLAHTAEDIQFTIAAAEKVLSRI, from the exons ATGGCAGCAACGCTTACTGGATCAGGGATTGCTCTTGGTTTTTCTTGTTCCCCAAAGTTCTCTAAgagaccttcttcttcttcgtccaaCCGTCGCTGCATCAAGATGTCCGTTTCGATagaagagaagacgaagaacttCACTCTTCAGAAATCTGAGGAAGCTTTCAATGCTGCCAAG AACTTAATGCCTGGTGGTGTGAACTCACCTGTACGTGCCTTCAAATCAGTTGGAGGACAACCAGTTGTGATGGATTCTGCAAAGGGTTCACGACTACGAGACATTGATGGGAATGAGTACGTTGACTATGTTGGTTCTTGGGGACCAGCTATAATTGGTCATGCTGATGATgag GTTCTTGCAGCTTTAGCTGAGACAATGAAGAAAGGAACAAGCTTTGGTGCTCCTTGTCTCTTAGAGAATGTTCTTGCCGAGATGGTGATTTCAGCTGTTCCAAGTATTGAGATGGTTCGGTTTGTTAATTCGGGTACTGAAGCATGTATGGGCGTGCTACGTCTCGCTCGTGCCTTCACTGGGAAAGAAAAGTTCATCAAGTTTGAAGGTTGTTATCATGGTCATGCAAACTCTTTCCTTGTCAAAGCAGGTAGTGGTGTAGCTACTTTGGGTTTACCTGACTCCCCTGGTGTCCCGAAATCAGCTACTTCAGATACTCTAACAGCTCCTTATAATGATATTGCTGCTGTTGAGAAGCTCTTTGAGGCAAACAAAGGCGAGATTGGTGCCATCATTCTTGAACCTGTTGTTGGTAACTCAGGGTTTATCACACCTAAACCAGAGTTCATCAATGGTCTACGCCAGATTAGTAAAGATAATGGTGCTCTTCTTATTTTCGATGAAGTCATGACTGGTTTTCGTTTAGCCTATGGTGGAGCTCAAGAATACTTTGGTATCACACCTGACTTAACAACTCTTGGGAAAATCATCGGTGGTGGTCTTCCCGTGGGAGCATACGGTGGAAGGCGAGATATTATGGAAATG GTTGCACCAGCAGGACCGATGTATCAAGCTGGTACGCTAAGTGGTAACCCGTTGGCTATGACTGCTGGTATTCACACGCTGAAGCGGTTAAGTCAGCCTGGGACATATGAATACTTGGACAAGATCACGAAAGAGCTTACAAGTGGGATACTAGAAGCCGGCAAGAAAACTGGGCATGCGATGTGTGGTGGTTACATAAGTGGGATGTTCGGTTTCTTCTTCACTGAAGGACCCGTCTATGATTTCTCGGACGCCAAGAAGAGTGATACAGAGAAGTTTGGAAAGTTTTTCAGAGGAATGTTGGAAGAAGGGGTCTACTTGGCACCTTCTCAATTCGAAGCCGGTTTTACCAGCTTGGCTCACACTGCAGAAGACATCCAGTTCACTATAGCAGCAGCCGAGAAGGTTTTAAGTCGAATCTAG